One part of the Nymphaea colorata isolate Beijing-Zhang1983 chromosome 8, ASM883128v2, whole genome shotgun sequence genome encodes these proteins:
- the LOC116259120 gene encoding MOB kinase activator-like 1A isoform X4 has product MSLFGLGSRNQKTFRPKKNTPSGSKGAQLQRHIDATLGSGNLREAVRLPPGEDPNEWLAVNTVDFFNQVNVLYGTLTEFCTPNSCPTMTAGPKYEYRWADGVQIKKPIEVSAPKYVDYLMDWIEAQLDNESIFPQKLGAPFPPNFRDVVKTIFKRLFRVYAHIYHSHFQKIVSLKEEAHLNTCFKHFILFTC; this is encoded by the exons ATGAGCCTCTTCGGCCTCGGTAGCAG GAATCAGAAAACATTTCGTCCTAAGAAAAACACACCATCTGGCAGCAAG GGGGCACAGCTTCAACGGCACATTGATGCAACTCTAGGTAGTGGTAATTTGAGGGAAGCAGTACGCCTTCCACCAGGAGAAGATCCAAATGAGTGGCTAGCAGTAAACA CTGTAGATTTCTTTAATCAGGTGAATGTGCTCTATGGTACTCTCACAGAGTTTTGTACACCTAACAGCTGTCCAACAATGACTGCGGGGCCTAA GTATGAATACAGATGGGCAGATGGTgttcaaataaaaaaacctaTAGAGGTATCTGCACCAAAATATGTGGATTATCTGATGGACTGGATTGAAGCTCAATTGGATAATGAATCCATATTTCCTCAGAAACTTG GGGCTCCATTCCCCCCTAATTTCAGGGATGTAGTTAAGACAATTTTCAAGCGTTTGTTCCGTGTTTATGCTCATATTTACCATTCGCACTTTCAGAAGATTGTAAGCCTCAAAGAAGAAGCTCATCTTAATACTTGCTTTAAACATTTTATCCTGTTTACATGT
- the LOC116258526 gene encoding germin-like protein subfamily 3 member 3, producing the protein MKLIFFLVLCHLLLSGTHGADFCVGDSSKPSSPAGLACKMVSDVTVDDFAFSGLAAAGNTSNIIKAAVTAAFVTQFPALNGLGVSAARIDIAVGGVIPLHTHSGATELLVVLKGEICAGFISNANDVYYKTVKAGEVMVFPQGLLHFQINSGSSEVEAIAFFNSPSPGLQITPIALFGNALPSDLVAGTTFISLSEITRLKGILGGSN; encoded by the coding sequence ATGAAGCTAATATTCTTCCTCGTTCTctgccatctcctgctgtccggGACTCATGGTGCCGACTTCTGTGTCGGCGACTCGTCGAAGCCGAGCAGCCCCGCAGGCTTAGCCTGCAAGATGGTGTCCGACGTCACCGTCGACGACTTTGCCTTCAGCGGCCTGGCTGCCGCCGGCAACACCAGCAACATCATTAAAGCAGCCGTCACTGCTGCCTTCGTCACGCAGTTTCCCGCCTTAAACGGCCTCGGCGTCTCGGCCGCTCGCATTGACATAGCCGTCGGAGGAGTGATTCCGCTGCACACGCACTCGGGGGCCACGGAGTTGCTGGTGGTCCTGAAGGGGGAGATCTGCGCCGGCTTCATCTCCAACGCCAACGACGTCTATTACAAGACCGTGAAGGCGGGGGAGGTAATGGTGTTCCCCCAGGGGCTGCTGCACTTCCAGATCAACTCGGGGTCGTCGGAGGTGGAAGCCATTGCCTTCTTCAACAGCCCCAGCCCGGGCCTGCAGATTACGCCCATTGCATTGTTCGGCAACGCCCTGCCCTCCGACCTGGTGGCCGGCACCACCTTCATCAGTCTCTCTGAGATCACGAGGCTCAAGGGAATTCTTGGAGGATCCAATTAA